GCCGTCTTTGATGTTTGGAATCCCTTAGCAAAACTCTTACTACCGGTCACCACTGTTCTGGTAGGGCCGTCCCCATACATGAAAACATTAGGTTGTTCCTTTCCGATCCATACATCCTCTCTATAGATACCCGCCTTAACATAAATTACATATCGCCCTTGAATATTCCTCCCTGGATGAGCCTTTAGAGCATCAACGATACTCTTGAACTGGCCACTCCCATCCTGAGCAACCACTGCATTAGGCCTCATCCCAGGTGCAATTCTAGGGGCTGTTACGGCTCCTATGGCACCTCCAACAATTACTCCTTTCTTGTCCTTTCCCTTCTTACCTTTCTTTTTGCCCTTGCCCTTTCCCCTTTTCCGATGGATCCTCTTTTTTCCATGTTTGGCACCTAAAAGCCTTCGATCCGTAGCAGACAACCAAGTAGGATAGCCCTCACCATCGATGGCTATGCCAAGGAGGCGACGACTGCTGCTAAATGTATTCACTGTACAATTAACATTAGCAGAGAGTTCGTTTAATTTGGTTGCATTTAGAGATAGATCCAAGTCTCCAAGAGCCTCATTAAAGGTAGTAATAATATCGACAAGGTTAATAGTGAGCTGAGTTGCATTGAGAACACCATCTTGCATCGTCTTTTGTAGTTCAGGAGCCTCGGCCTCATCGAACTCATCTACACAACTTGTGGAAAAGGTGACTACATCACTAAGCCATAGACGAACATTCCAAACTAAGTCCTTGTGCTCATAAATTTTAGAATCCTCAACTCGTTCAATGGTTCCATTCAGGCGATCTATAGCCAAATTGAAAAGGTTCTTACAACTTTCAATAGCCATTCGAGACCTCTCCGGATTTTTGGTAGCATTAACTTTTGGGACAAGAGTGTCTGTAAGGTCATTGGCCTTCATTATCTCCTGCAAACTCATTCTAATACCGGCATTCACAAAGTCATGAGGGGTAGCAGTTTGATTTTGCGCCACCGAGCCTAAGCTCTTGATACATTCGTCTTTGAATGAGGATCGAGAGCAAAGGGCATTCACCGTCTT
This Amaranthus tricolor cultivar Red isolate AtriRed21 chromosome 13, ASM2621246v1, whole genome shotgun sequence DNA region includes the following protein-coding sequences:
- the LOC130798686 gene encoding probable pectinesterase/pectinesterase inhibitor; translation: MGSKVVVLIISIILVVGVVIGVVAVVHHQKQKVDYGNKDDESLSLSMKTVNALCSRSSFKDECIKSLGSVAQNQTATPHDFVNAGIRMSLQEIMKANDLTDTLVPKVNATKNPERSRMAIESCKNLFNLAIDRLNGTIERVEDSKIYEHKDLVWNVRLWLSDVVTFSTSCVDEFDEAEAPELQKTMQDGVLNATQLTINLVDIITTFNEALGDLDLSLNATKLNELSANVNCTVNTFSSSRRLLGIAIDGEGYPTWLSATDRRLLGAKHGKKRIHRKRGKGKGKKKGKKGKDKKGVIVGGAIGAVTAPRIAPGMRPNAVVAQDGSGQFKSIVDALKAHPGRNIQGRYVIYVKAGIYREDVWIGKEQPNVFMYGDGPTRTVVTGSKSFAKGFQTSKTAPFNVEGMGFFGKDMGFQNTAGPSGHQAVALRVNALQAVFHNCWFDGFQDTLYVQGGSQFFRDCQIAGTIDFIFGNGATLIQNSRILAKKCDPNQMNLLTAQGGVSANEPTGIVIQGCEVLPDRELFPLRFKLKTYLGRPWKPYAKTLFLENMMGDLIQPAGYEPWAGNANIGTAFYGEYANRGPGANTAMRVKWKSVRVLDKAQAQRYSAGVFLAGAPWVRAVGVPLNLNLA